ACTTGTGGCTAATTGCTGCCTTTTGCGCTCAGAAGTTGCAAGTTCCTATGAGAAAATTTGTattcaatgttaaattaattaaatgcatgACGATATGAATTTATGTTAtcgaaaatatcaaaatttaattaaacattataaggcgcaaaattgaacaaaatgtacattttattttttcgttaaatGTGTAGATCGTAATAATACGTACTTCTCCTTCGTTATTTAGTAAAGTTGTAGTCATGTTGTCCGCTGTAAACCATTTCTGTCCCTTCATGACAATGTTGGATGGCGGCTCGTGTGTTGCACCGATATCAGCCGACCATACCAGCAGATTAGCACCTGCATCCAGCTTTACAGTACGATGGAACTTGAAGATTGTTTCCAGACTGCCAGCTTTGCGAATGATTTGCCATCCACTCAGACTTAGTTCCTGTTGCAGAAATTATGAtttgatatgaaatatatttctgatattGTGTGCATTACAGTTTAAGCCAAAGTCAGACATGTGCtacaaaagatttttaacgTTTCAGATTTCACATTCACCTTATTGCCCTTATTGGTGAGTTTCACGAATCGTCCCTGAGGATCCGCTTCTGTAATCTCTATGTCACCTTTGGCAGTACAGATTACGCTATAATCGCTACTGCTGCGCTCCTCACTTTCCTCCAACAGTGTACGTTTCCGTTTGCCACCTCTGATAGGAGTATGTCTGGACGGAGTTGCTCTACCAGTGGACAGATTTCCCGACGACATTGGCGTGATGTTTAATCTGTAATTAAGGTAAGTTAATGTtactacataatttttattacttatatgcaagaattgtaaataatgaCGTACCGAGCCTCTTCGGACTCGAGCATTTTGCGATATGCCGCAATTTCCAAATCAAGCGCCACCTTAGTATCCATGAGATCTTGATATTCTTGCAGCTGGTGAGCATTTTCTTCGCGCAAACGCGTCAATTCCGATTCTAATGAAGTCAAACTTTCCACATTACGAGCGCGATCATTTTCTCGTAAATTCTCCAAATCCCTGTTGAGAGATACATtcacatttttcatatatttaattacagtGTTATATTCGTTTGTAAAcacacaatattaattaatctatcgaattaagaattataaaaataacttttgtttcTCAGATAAGTGTTTGCTATCGCGGTggaagttatttatataactcAACCCCACAAGTACATgggaaatcatttttaatataatctttaatcttcaTGTTTCATTCTTTAACTTGTTTTATAAACGAGAGAattctatgaaaaataattacctTATGCGTGCATTAAGAGAGTTGTTAGCCATTTCGAGATCGCAGATTCTCGAATTAAGCTCTTCGTTCCTAGCACGAGTCTGTCTCAGTTCTTCAACCGCCGCACTAGCTGCTCCGCTGTTACGCTGAGCATGAGACGCCAAGTTCTTGATTTTGTTCTCATACAAAAGCTCGATCTCTTCCCGATTAGCGCGCGTCTGCGCTTCATACTGGTCGCGCAATTCTTGCAGGGATTGTTGCAATTTAGCCTCATACTGCTTTGTGAGACGACCATCAATCTCAGATATTTCAAcctaaaataatgcaaaaataattatactttgaccgtttatattttgatttgcattttttttaaataaaatttgacattttttattcactaTTCATAAAGGAACCAAAGTCGCAATCCACAACGAATTTAGAATGTATCTCTAAGAATTAACAAgttatcatttttacaaaaactgaaaaacaaagcaatattattattattattcttatgaCGATATGACGAAATGTAAGAAAATCTGATTCGCAGATTCTGAAAAAAGCTTGTTCAATAACTTACTTGTCGCTTCGTACGAGTCTCTGAAAGTTCCTGCTGATAAACTTGatctttaaaaatgatatcttCCTTGAGACTCTGAATATTGTTTTCAAGATCAATTCGCTGGAGAGTCTCCTCCTCCAGGTGTTTACGAGCATCATCTAGCAGTGCTTTCGTTCGCTCTAGTTCCTTCTCCAATTCCCGCTCCCTCTCGGCGAGCTTCTTGCGTTCCGCCTGCGATTGGTTAAACTGTGATTGCAAATCATTGCAGCGCGTCTCGAATATCATCGAATTTCGTTCCAAGATCTGGATATCCTTTGTCTTCTTATCCAATCTGAAACAAACGATACACGTTAATCATTCATGTGTtaattatgtgtttttatcAGTGTAACTCGTGTCGTTTTAAATTCCTATTATACTTTCGAACAACTAGCTGTAATTATTCACGCGAACATTCTTGTTACATTCTCGCTGAAATTTTTCGTAAGCTCTCACACCAGCACAGGAAGTTTTCAAACTGGAATTTGTGCTCAATTGTGTAGCGATAGCTTCGTTatagcaaaagaaaaaatacatgtgTTCAATTAATcccaattttataatattttctgcaaaaaatatgcacaacatataataaaataaaatgttaatctaatcatgatttcaaaatttcacatatttaCATCAGATTTTAATGTGCATGAAAAATCATGCcgattttaatagaaaattaaaaattatttcaagcaatttcgataaaaaaaaaaaagggaattTTCGTGAATATTGACAAAATGGTTACGCCTGAACGCGAGTTTCATCGAAAACGTCAGATTTCCACGAAGGTtctttgtacataaaatactCGGAATAGACATCATCATGCTATCCTTGGCCTACTGCCTTAAAACAGTATGATGCTATAGCTATTCTCGTGGAATGGAAATTATTATCCTTACTACGGTATCCTTAGAAACCATTGATTTAGCTGCTTTATCGTTATCAATCATCCTTTTATATTAAGTTGAAAAATGAGCTTTGAATTAagcaaaagtaataaaaaaatgataaaattcttTGCAAGATCCTTGCTCTTTGCAAGAATCTAGCGAGACTTTCGTATTCTACGCGACAAATGCTTTGCAAGATAACATTCTAATGCGTCAGGCAATCTGATAAATTCAGTTTCATTTACATTCCGTTGATTGCGAGGAAGAAACCGCGCGCCGGGTAGGAGACACGAGTTCGTGCTTCTATTTCAAGCAGTTGCACGACCCacattaagaattttattttctaccaTGGTGGCCCAGGCTCGTTGTCTTAATATTCGCTCGGTTACCACACGGAAGATCTCGGTGGATTCTTAAACAGAGCTATTAACATTACAGTccgctattattttattaaaatgcacaAATATGTGCGCGTGAATTGTaatgtgttaaaaataatcagaaattTATCTTCTAAATTTTCTATCATCTCGATAcctttcattatatttttataatgtgtcTCTAAGCGCGCGTATTTATCtgtaaattcataaatttatgtttgaagctcattttttttcaatttcggcAAGTTTTGAACATTAAGAAGAATCAGAGTTGTAAGTTAACACACGTTCAATGGGATTTCAGTGGGAGCAGTGAACACCACTGCTCCAAACAATTGTGAAGCAAGGAAGGGAGTCTCGAAGTTTATATGCGTTTCTTAGCAGGGGACGATGGTCGTCGCCCTTTAGTTCCGCCGCAGCCAATCGGAATGAAATGCGGGACGAACGAGACGCTTCAGATGTGTTACAACGTTATGTGCATCTAGCCATGCATAAGCGAGCGACATACGTTGCAATTATGTACTACAATGTCAAGTTTAACTGCGGAATGATGTTGCATAAATGCTCgcataatgtttaaaaatcgAAGCTTTAAGTGAAGTTTCTATCTTACAATTATATCTTATCGCTTTattgctaaattttatttgctacattttatattaaacatataagtagaaaagattttttaaatgaagatAAGAGAGtccattttataaataaatttttgatgtaGAATACTTAGcacttaaattaatatcattcaaatttaattaaacgaagATTTTAaggtttaatttaattgtaaggtcttaaataatatgaatttttccTAATTCTTAACTGATAATAACACTTTCTAAATGTGCGGACTCTAAAATGTTTAAGTTGCCTAGGCGCAAGCTAGACCCTTTCCACAGTATATTATacgacaccctgtatatattccTGACCCTAGACGCGGCCCTCGCAGCTCCAAAAATGGTAAGGTTTTATACGCGCTCGCGTGTAACACCGGCCACATGCCACGATGTAAAATGGCTGACACCGAGTACATGATGTCATCCACGATTCCGTAGAGTGTTTTCGCAGACGGCGATCGATTCGCGGTCAGAATTTCACGTTTACTCGAGGGCGTCCTCGAGGCCGCGCGCCGCTCCTTCCGCAGCTTGTCCACAATATTCGAAATTCAATGTTAACGTGATATCATTCGCCTCGAAATAAATTGCCTCATCCTTTCATTCCTGTCACGCAGTGCATGAGGAATGTGCAAACGTATTCCTACATCTGCAATTAGATCACCGaataataacaattctttCACCTCCAGAGAACGGATAAGCtggaaaacatattttttttcggaaaGATCCAAGTGCTTTCCACCGAAGAATGCGAGAcaagaaaatgcaaaacaagAAGCTTCGAAGACTTTTCGAAGAATTTAGATTCTTTAACGAATTTCTGTAACAATTTTGCATgggatattttatattatcgaaACTGCATTTgcagcatttttaatattttaatattcaaagatTGACAAAGatacaaagagagaaaaagctgtaaattcattcaaaaattctatgtaaattttgtttacagtaagatatttttattttaaatatttaccttCTCCGGCTgtcagaaaatatttgtttcataaaatgctataattttttttttacacaccCAAGGATCACTAAATTCGTAAATGCTAAGCACGacaggaagagagagagagagagagaaagagggaaggAGAAAACATCATTAAGTGTTGTCTGACGCATAATGAAGGCCGTAGCCTCAGTAATTTTGGTTGCTGACACAATTCCTCTCATGAAAAATCTTCAGTTCTCGAATACAATGAAACAAAAGAATCACGCTATAATGAATGCAATATGATATTATGAATCCACAATAGAATAATAAGAAGCAACCAATAATGTCGCGATTGTCATATCGGTACCGAAAACTCGATCGTGAAAAATTCTTTAGCTCGAAAATTTTACAGATGACTCGTGATCATCTCCGATCGCAGTgctcaattaatattttatgaaatgatTTGAAATGCAAATGTTATTTCGAAAGAGATGCAATTGTTTGAAAGACTGGAAATTGCTGTCCTCCACTCCCTTCGTAAAGACCCAAGTAAAGCATAGTAGGAGTATTACGGAGAAACGTGCAGTACTGGTTGTGCCGCGAGGCACCGGCCACGTGTAACGGTACATCGGAAAACACCGTAAtttcgcaaataaaattccaatCTATTACGCACCCAATAATTACGAAACGAAATGGTGTTCattcaatcaaaatataaattttttttttctccttgcaTTTTCAATAGCGATTCTAGTAagcttttgaaaaataaatcgctAAATAGGCTATTGTactttctattcttttttgcaTCCATTTttaagtttctttaatttttaacaaactaaCGAACTTTCGACACGACTGAGTCTCACGAAAATGCAGGAATCCGAAATCGGGAGTATAATAGGAG
This genomic window from Linepithema humile isolate Giens D197 chromosome 5, Lhum_UNIL_v1.0, whole genome shotgun sequence contains:
- the LOC105676099 gene encoding lamin Dm0 isoform X1, with protein sequence MSTKSSKKTAAAAAAAASTATVAASSSSSNIQSPPQSTSTPIGGRRPGSPLSPTCYSRLQEKQDLQNLNDRLACYIDKVRHLEMENSRLTREVQTTQETITREVSNIKGMYEHELSDARKLLDDTSRERAKLEIDTKRLWDEKEDLKSKLDKKTKDIQILERNSMIFETRCNDLQSQFNQSQAERKKLAERERELEKELERTKALLDDARKHLEEETLQRIDLENNIQSLKEDIIFKDQVYQQELSETRTKRQVEISEIDGRLTKQYEAKLQQSLQELRDQYEAQTRANREEIELLYENKIKNLASHAQRNSGAASAAVEELRQTRARNEELNSRICDLEMANNSLNARIRDLENLRENDRARNVESLTSLESELTRLREENAHQLQEYQDLMDTKVALDLEIAAYRKMLESEEARLNITPMSSGNLSTGRATPSRHTPIRGGKRKRTLLEESEERSSSDYSVICTAKGDIEITEADPQGRFVKLTNKGNKELSLSGWQIIRKAGSLETIFKFHRTVKLDAGANLLVWSADIGATHEPPSNIVMKGQKWFTADNMTTTLLNNEGEELATSERKRQQLATSLSRHRESLGFRSTEELHHQQGDLQGDERCRIM
- the LOC105676099 gene encoding lamin Dm0 isoform X2, coding for MSTKSSKKTAAAAAAAASTATVAASSSSSNIQSPPQSTSTPIGGRRPGSPLSPTCYSRLQEKQDLQNLNDRLACYIDKVRHLEMENSRLTREVQTTQETITREVSNIKGMYEHELSDARKLLDDTSRERAKLEIDTKRLWDEKEDLKSKLDKKTKDIQILERNSMIFETRCNDLQSQFNQSQAERKKLAERERELEKELERTKALLDDARKHLEEETLQRIDLENNIQSLKEDIIFKDQVYQQELSETRTKRQVEISEIDGRLTKQYEAKLQQSLQELRDQYEAQTRANREEIELLYENKIKNLASHAQRNSGAASAAVEELRQTRARNEELNSRICDLEMANNSLNARIRDLENLRENDRARNVESLTSLESELTRLREENAHQLQEYQDLMDTKVALDLEIAAYRKMLESEEARLNITPMSSGNLSTGRATPSRHTPIRGGKRKRTLLEESEERSSSDYSVICTAKGDIEITEADPQGRFVKLTNKGNKELSLSGWQIIRKAGSLETIFKFHRTVKLDAGANLLVWSADIGATHEPPSNIVMKGQKWFTADNMTTTLLNNEGEELATSERKRQQLATSLSRHRESLGFRSTEELHHQQRRYLYPY